A window of the Mesorhizobium opportunistum WSM2075 genome harbors these coding sequences:
- a CDS encoding branched-chain amino acid aminotransferase, translating to MASVPFDQLDGFIWMNGEFVQWGDAKIHVLTHGLHYASAVFEGERAYGGEIFKLNEHTERLHESARLLGFKIPYSVAELNDASTTLLKKQGFQDAYVRPIAWRGSEQMGVSAQNNRINCAIAIWQWPSYFDPAQKLKGIRLDVAEWRRPDPRTAPSKSKAAGLYMICTMSKHAAEAKGYADAMMLDWRGQVAEATGANIFFVKDGKIHTPKPDCFLDGITRRTVIGLAKDRGLEVIERAIMPEELEGFEQCFLTGTAAEVTPVSEIGPYRFEVGEIAKNLMNDYSVAVQPKHAIAAE from the coding sequence ATGGCATCCGTTCCCTTCGACCAACTGGACGGCTTCATCTGGATGAACGGCGAGTTCGTCCAGTGGGGCGACGCCAAGATCCACGTGCTGACGCACGGCCTGCACTATGCCAGCGCCGTCTTCGAGGGCGAGCGCGCCTATGGCGGCGAGATCTTCAAGCTCAACGAGCATACCGAGCGCCTGCATGAATCGGCGCGCCTGCTCGGCTTCAAGATTCCCTATTCGGTCGCCGAGCTCAACGACGCCTCGACCACACTCTTGAAGAAGCAGGGTTTCCAGGACGCCTATGTCAGGCCGATCGCCTGGCGCGGCAGCGAACAGATGGGTGTTTCGGCGCAGAACAACCGCATCAACTGCGCCATCGCCATCTGGCAGTGGCCGAGCTATTTCGATCCGGCGCAGAAGCTGAAGGGCATTCGTCTCGACGTCGCGGAATGGCGCCGGCCCGACCCGCGCACGGCGCCGTCCAAGTCGAAAGCCGCCGGCCTCTACATGATCTGCACCATGTCCAAGCACGCCGCCGAGGCCAAGGGTTATGCCGACGCCATGATGCTCGACTGGCGCGGGCAAGTCGCGGAAGCAACCGGCGCCAACATCTTCTTCGTCAAGGACGGCAAGATCCATACACCCAAGCCCGACTGCTTTCTCGATGGCATCACCCGCCGCACGGTCATTGGCCTGGCCAAGGATCGCGGCCTTGAGGTCATAGAACGCGCCATCATGCCGGAAGAGCTCGAGGGCTTCGAGCAATGTTTCCTGACCGGGACGGCGGCGGAAGTAACGCCGGTTTCGGAGATCGGACCTTACCGATTCGAGGTCGGTGAAATCGCCAAGAATCTCATGAACGACTATTCTGTTGCGGTTCAGCCGAAGCACGCGATAGCCGCAGAATAA
- a CDS encoding MBL fold metallo-hydrolase: MGQLNAGIVPVTPFQQNCTILFDMDDKRGVVVDPGGDIDKVLAVLKDNAITAGAIWITHGHIDHAGGAMDLKEALGIEIIGPHAADKPLLDNLANQGRRYGIDGSRDCVPDRFLTEGETVSFGGHVFEVLHCPGHAPGHVVYYNRAAKFAHVGDVLFRGSVGRTDLPGGDHATLIASIKDKLLPLGDDIGFICGHGPGGRFGEERRTNPFLT; encoded by the coding sequence ATGGGTCAGCTCAATGCCGGCATCGTGCCGGTCACACCGTTCCAGCAGAACTGCACCATCCTGTTCGACATGGACGACAAGCGTGGCGTCGTCGTCGATCCGGGCGGCGACATCGACAAGGTGCTGGCGGTGCTGAAGGACAATGCGATCACGGCCGGGGCGATCTGGATCACCCATGGCCACATCGACCACGCCGGCGGCGCGATGGACTTGAAGGAGGCGCTCGGTATCGAGATCATCGGTCCGCATGCGGCCGACAAGCCGTTGCTCGACAATCTGGCGAACCAGGGCAGGCGCTACGGCATCGATGGTTCGCGCGATTGCGTTCCCGACCGGTTCCTCACCGAGGGCGAGACCGTGTCGTTCGGCGGCCATGTGTTCGAGGTGCTGCACTGCCCGGGTCATGCGCCTGGCCATGTCGTCTACTACAACCGCGCGGCCAAGTTCGCCCATGTCGGCGACGTGCTGTTCCGCGGCTCGGTCGGCCGCACCGACCTGCCGGGCGGCGACCACGCGACGCTGATCGCGTCGATCAAGGACAAGCTGCTGCCGCTCGGCGACGATATCGGCTTCATCTGCGGCCATGGCCCCGGCGGCCGTTTTGGCGAAGAGCGCAGGACCAATCCGTTCCTGACTTGA
- a CDS encoding BA14K family protein, with amino-acid sequence MNRIFKTAVLSTAVAATMLAALPAANARDWRHHGHHGNGDAIAAGVLGLAAGALIGGALANDRPPPDADRYYDDGYYDRDVVVRPAPVRRYYAEPRVVYADRYAEPWTRDWYEYCSDRYRSFNSRTGTFTGNDGEQHFCTAN; translated from the coding sequence ATGAACCGAATTTTCAAGACAGCCGTGCTGTCCACCGCCGTTGCCGCCACCATGCTCGCGGCCCTGCCCGCTGCCAACGCGCGTGACTGGCGCCATCACGGCCATCACGGCAATGGCGATGCCATTGCCGCCGGCGTCCTCGGCCTCGCCGCCGGCGCCCTGATCGGTGGCGCGTTGGCCAATGACCGGCCGCCGCCCGACGCTGACCGCTACTACGATGACGGTTACTACGATCGTGACGTCGTGGTGCGCCCGGCCCCGGTCCGCCGCTACTACGCGGAGCCGCGGGTGGTCTACGCCGACCGTTATGCCGAACCGTGGACGCGTGACTGGTACGAGTACTGCTCCGACCGCTACCGCAGCTTCAACTCGCGTACCGGCACCTTCACCGGCAATGACGGCGAGCAGCATTTCTGCACCGCCAACTGA
- a CDS encoding cold-shock protein produces the protein MPQTGTVKFFNHAKGFGFITPDDGAKDVFVHISAVQASGLPGLEDGQKVTFDTEPDKRGKGPKAVNLSVG, from the coding sequence ATGCCGCAGACCGGCACCGTCAAATTCTTCAACCATGCCAAGGGCTTCGGCTTCATCACGCCGGACGATGGCGCGAAGGATGTCTTCGTCCATATTTCGGCCGTGCAGGCGTCGGGTCTTCCCGGTCTCGAAGATGGGCAGAAAGTGACATTCGACACCGAGCCGGACAAGCGCGGCAAGGGGCCCAAGGCCGTCAACCTGTCGGTCGGCTGA
- a CDS encoding cold-shock protein: MAQTGTVKFFNATKGFGFITPDGGAKDVFVHISAIEASGLRTLVDGQKVTFDVEPDRMGKGPKAVNLRAA, encoded by the coding sequence ATGGCCCAGACCGGCACCGTTAAATTCTTCAACGCGACCAAAGGCTTCGGTTTCATCACGCCCGACGGCGGCGCCAAGGACGTGTTCGTCCATATTTCCGCGATCGAGGCCTCGGGCCTGCGCACGCTGGTCGATGGCCAGAAGGTCACTTTCGACGTCGAGCCGGATCGCATGGGCAAGGGCCCGAAGGCCGTCAACCTGCGCGCGGCCTGA
- a CDS encoding Kazal-type serine protease inhibitor family protein, which yields MARIIIRDGIEGEISMKILASFFSRLGFGFSRLGFDYSRQGFAVLFLSGLLAACTVVVDDGPGPRPRPPRPEPQFCTKQYEPVCARRGGDRQTFANACLADRAGYRIVRDGPCRDGGGGGGGGGEEQTFCTREYAPVCARRHGEMRSFPNACEARAADYRVVGDGPC from the coding sequence ATGGCGAGGATCATCATCAGGGATGGGATCGAGGGAGAGATCAGCATGAAAATTCTGGCGTCATTTTTCTCCAGACTAGGGTTTGGCTTCTCCAGACTGGGGTTCGACTACTCCAGGCAAGGGTTTGCCGTCCTGTTCCTGTCAGGGCTTCTGGCCGCCTGCACCGTCGTCGTCGATGACGGGCCGGGGCCGCGTCCGCGCCCACCGCGGCCCGAACCGCAATTCTGCACCAAACAATACGAGCCGGTCTGCGCCCGGCGCGGTGGCGACCGCCAGACCTTCGCCAATGCCTGCCTTGCCGACCGTGCCGGTTACCGCATCGTGCGTGACGGTCCCTGCCGCGATGGTGGTGGCGGCGGTGGCGGCGGCGGCGAAGAGCAGACATTTTGCACCCGCGAATACGCCCCCGTCTGCGCCCGCCGGCATGGCGAGATGCGCAGCTTCCCCAATGCCTGCGAAGCCCGCGCCGCGGACTATCGTGTGGTTGGTGACGGGCCGTGCTGA
- a CDS encoding EAL domain-containing protein, whose product MDRSRIIVTAVVLALLGAIVPIAAMFHLSWTQAVENEYERLHQFASRAIARADMSLDEANDALRQVDRFSGIPCSAEHIARMRQLTINTRTVEEMGYFENGLLKCSSWGPTEGRVAQSRPDFVTSDGIAVTARMQPVMSVGHTLMALQFKHHNALVDPVRFADVVVDPGVQIALTTKTGILLGTLNSPDPARVEKIVAGPEEGIDDGLLFATARGTGWIAVATEPESQILDSVRRQQLLLLPLGAFIAAFIIGMVVWLSRRRLSPLGELQIAVRKREFIVHYQPIVDLKTGRCVGAEALVRWKRPDGSLVRPDLFIPLAEESGLITAITDQVIALVVFDLNSLLVADRSIHIAINLSASDVGTERVLPIIAEALQHTGIQPQQIWLEATERGFVDIEAARSALARARELGHAVAIDDFGTGYSSLSHLEGLPLDALKIDKAFIDTISTNSATSSVTPHIIDMAKTLKLTIVAEGVETQAQADYLVERGVEYGQGWLFAKPMPAAEFIAYCRQAEIRPPGGR is encoded by the coding sequence ATGGACAGGTCTCGCATCATCGTGACGGCGGTGGTGCTGGCCTTGCTCGGCGCCATCGTGCCCATCGCGGCGATGTTTCACCTTTCATGGACCCAGGCAGTCGAAAACGAATACGAACGGCTGCACCAGTTCGCCAGCCGCGCCATCGCCAGGGCTGACATGTCGCTCGATGAGGCGAACGATGCGTTGCGGCAGGTCGACCGGTTCAGCGGCATCCCCTGTTCGGCCGAGCACATAGCCCGCATGCGGCAACTTACCATCAACACGCGCACCGTCGAGGAAATGGGCTATTTTGAAAATGGCCTGCTCAAATGCTCGTCGTGGGGACCGACCGAGGGTCGCGTCGCGCAATCCAGGCCGGACTTCGTCACCAGTGACGGCATCGCCGTAACCGCGCGCATGCAGCCGGTGATGAGCGTGGGCCATACGCTGATGGCGCTGCAGTTCAAGCACCACAACGCCCTGGTCGATCCGGTGCGTTTTGCCGACGTCGTCGTCGATCCCGGTGTCCAGATCGCTCTGACGACGAAAACCGGCATCCTGCTCGGCACGCTGAACAGCCCCGACCCGGCGCGGGTTGAAAAAATCGTCGCCGGTCCTGAGGAAGGCATCGACGACGGCCTTTTGTTTGCCACCGCGCGCGGCACCGGCTGGATCGCCGTCGCCACCGAACCGGAAAGCCAGATCCTGGACAGCGTGCGCCGGCAGCAGCTTTTGCTGCTCCCGCTCGGCGCCTTCATTGCCGCCTTCATCATCGGCATGGTTGTCTGGTTGTCGCGACGGCGGCTTTCACCCCTGGGAGAGCTGCAGATCGCCGTGCGCAAGCGCGAGTTCATCGTGCACTATCAGCCGATCGTCGACCTCAAGACCGGCAGATGCGTCGGCGCCGAAGCGCTGGTGCGCTGGAAGCGGCCGGACGGCTCCCTGGTGCGGCCCGATCTTTTCATTCCGCTTGCCGAGGAGAGCGGGCTGATCACCGCCATTACAGACCAGGTGATCGCGCTCGTCGTGTTCGACCTGAACAGCCTGCTGGTTGCCGACCGCTCCATTCACATCGCCATCAATCTCAGCGCGTCGGATGTCGGCACCGAGCGGGTTCTGCCGATTATCGCCGAGGCGCTGCAGCACACCGGGATCCAGCCGCAGCAAATCTGGCTCGAGGCGACCGAGCGCGGCTTTGTGGATATCGAGGCGGCTCGATCGGCGCTCGCGCGTGCCCGCGAACTTGGCCATGCGGTGGCGATCGACGACTTCGGCACCGGCTACTCCAGCCTCTCCCATCTCGAAGGCCTGCCGCTCGATGCGCTCAAGATCGACAAGGCGTTCATCGACACGATCAGCACGAATTCCGCCACCAGTTCGGTGACGCCGCACATCATCGACATGGCCAAGACGCTGAAGCTGACGATCGTCGCCGAAGGCGTCGAAACCCAGGCGCAGGCCGACTACCTCGTCGAACGCGGCGTCGAATATGGCCAAGGCTGGCTGTTTGCGAAGCCCATGCCGGCGGCCGAGTTCATCGCCTATTGCCGGCAGGCGGAGATACGGCCACCTGGCGGACGCTGA
- a CDS encoding cold-shock protein, with the protein MNTGTVKFYNGQKGFGFIQPADGGKDVFVHVSALERAGFPGLAEGQKLQFELERDAKGRESAANLQLI; encoded by the coding sequence ATGAACACCGGAACCGTGAAATTCTACAATGGCCAGAAGGGCTTTGGCTTCATTCAGCCGGCCGACGGCGGCAAGGACGTTTTCGTCCATGTCAGCGCATTGGAGCGCGCCGGTTTCCCGGGTCTCGCCGAAGGCCAGAAGCTGCAATTCGAGTTGGAGCGTGACGCCAAGGGCCGCGAATCGGCCGCCAATTTGCAACTAATCTGA
- a CDS encoding tetratricopeptide repeat-containing sulfotransferase family protein has product MQQALQLHQAGRRQEAEAIYRQVLARQPKHAAAAHFLGLLLHQTGRSDEGLDLIEQSVQLQPTNPDFLNNFGTVMRDLGRPAAAIDFFRGAVDLRPDQLAARDNLGSSLKQVGQFEEAEEIYRGTVARNPFHVRARIGLAETLQEAGRLDEALAVFSEALTIRPKDADLLHGLGVGLMEKGKLDEAADLFRQALAVNPGMATAWLMLAQVKRQKERDAELAGMEAQHAKAPQGSLARMQLSFGLGKANDDLKDYDRAFDYFAEGNAIRRKGIDYDPVRTRAEFEAMKTVFDAGFFERHKPSPITDDAPIFIVGMPRSGTTLVEQIIASHPQVYGAGELSILKKAVGKQFPATMPGGFPWGVSETDDSDFAEAGRAYLDMLHARFPHMRHVTDKMPGNFLLVGFIHMMMPKARIIHCARDAAATCLSIYKVHFRGDSHRYGYDLGELADFYNLYTDIMAHWHSVLPGVVHDVRYEDFVADQEGQSRALIDHLGLPWDDAVLSFHQTDRPVRTASAAQVRQPMYQGSVDLWKRYGDRLKPLLDKFGG; this is encoded by the coding sequence GTGCAGCAGGCGCTGCAACTGCATCAGGCCGGGCGCCGTCAGGAAGCCGAGGCGATCTACCGGCAGGTGCTGGCGCGTCAGCCCAAGCACGCGGCCGCGGCGCATTTCCTGGGGTTGCTGCTGCACCAGACCGGGCGCAGCGACGAAGGGCTGGATCTCATCGAACAATCGGTGCAGTTGCAGCCGACGAATCCCGATTTCCTCAACAATTTCGGCACGGTGATGCGCGATCTCGGCCGCCCTGCCGCGGCCATCGATTTCTTCCGTGGCGCGGTGGATCTGCGGCCGGACCAGCTCGCTGCGCGCGACAATCTCGGTTCGTCGCTGAAGCAGGTCGGCCAGTTCGAGGAGGCCGAAGAGATCTATCGTGGCACGGTCGCACGCAACCCGTTTCATGTGCGCGCCCGCATCGGGCTTGCCGAAACGCTGCAGGAGGCCGGGCGGCTGGACGAGGCGCTGGCGGTTTTCAGCGAGGCGCTGACCATTCGCCCCAAGGATGCCGATCTGTTGCACGGGCTCGGCGTCGGGTTGATGGAAAAGGGCAAGCTCGACGAAGCGGCCGATCTGTTCCGGCAGGCGTTGGCGGTCAATCCCGGCATGGCCACGGCCTGGCTGATGCTGGCGCAGGTCAAGCGCCAGAAGGAGCGCGACGCCGAATTGGCCGGCATGGAAGCCCAGCATGCCAAGGCGCCGCAGGGCAGCCTGGCACGCATGCAGCTGTCCTTCGGACTCGGCAAGGCCAATGACGATCTCAAGGACTACGACAGAGCCTTCGACTATTTCGCCGAAGGCAATGCCATTCGCCGCAAGGGGATCGACTATGATCCCGTCAGGACGCGCGCGGAATTCGAGGCGATGAAGACGGTGTTCGATGCCGGCTTCTTCGAAAGGCACAAGCCGAGCCCGATCACCGATGACGCGCCGATCTTCATCGTCGGCATGCCGCGTTCGGGTACGACGCTGGTCGAGCAGATCATCGCCAGCCATCCGCAGGTCTATGGCGCGGGCGAGCTCAGCATCCTGAAGAAGGCGGTCGGCAAGCAATTCCCGGCGACGATGCCGGGCGGCTTCCCCTGGGGCGTATCGGAAACGGACGATTCGGATTTCGCCGAGGCAGGCCGGGCCTATCTCGACATGCTGCACGCCCGCTTCCCGCATATGCGCCATGTCACCGACAAGATGCCGGGCAACTTCCTGCTCGTCGGCTTCATCCACATGATGATGCCGAAGGCCAGGATCATCCATTGCGCCCGCGATGCGGCGGCGACCTGCCTGTCGATCTACAAGGTGCATTTCCGCGGCGACAGCCATCGCTACGGCTATGATCTCGGCGAACTCGCCGACTTCTACAATCTCTACACCGACATCATGGCGCATTGGCACAGTGTGCTGCCGGGTGTCGTGCACGACGTGCGCTACGAGGATTTCGTCGCCGACCAGGAAGGGCAGAGCCGGGCGCTCATCGACCATCTCGGCCTGCCATGGGACGATGCCGTGCTGTCGTTCCACCAGACGGACCGGCCTGTGCGCACCGCATCGGCCGCGCAAGTGCGCCAGCCGATGTACCAGGGGTCCGTCGACCTATGGAAGCGCTATGGCGACAGGCTGAAGCCGCTGCTGGACAAGTTCGGCGGGTAA
- a CDS encoding DUF1428 domain-containing protein, producing the protein MSYVDGFVLAVPKAKLDDYKKLANLAGPIWMEHGALAYVECIGDDVPYGELTSFPRAVQAKDDEVVIFSWAVYESRQSRDAVMAKVMADPRLQSDWSTMPFDGKRMIFGGFQPFMEL; encoded by the coding sequence ATGTCCTATGTCGATGGTTTCGTGCTTGCCGTGCCTAAGGCCAAACTTGACGACTACAAGAAGCTCGCCAACCTCGCAGGCCCGATATGGATGGAACACGGCGCGCTGGCCTATGTCGAATGTATCGGCGACGACGTGCCCTATGGCGAGCTGACCTCGTTCCCGCGTGCCGTCCAGGCCAAGGACGACGAGGTCGTCATCTTCTCCTGGGCCGTTTACGAATCCAGGCAGAGCCGCGATGCGGTCATGGCCAAGGTGATGGCCGATCCGCGCCTGCAATCCGACTGGTCGACCATGCCGTTCGACGGCAAGCGCATGATCTTCGGCGGCTTCCAGCCGTTCATGGAGCTTTGA
- a CDS encoding VOC family protein has translation MTDQTPVQPRAEVLGGLTPYLQVDGAFKAAEFYKTAFGAEQVFAYPADEQGRTMHIHLHINGSTLMLCDAYPEHGHPHQKAQGYTLQLHLGDGDIDTWWQRAVDAGCEVVTPLQVMFWGDRWGQLNDPFGVAWAMNAPVK, from the coding sequence ATGACCGACCAGACCCCCGTTCAGCCCAGGGCAGAAGTGCTCGGCGGATTGACCCCCTATCTGCAGGTGGACGGCGCCTTCAAGGCTGCCGAATTCTACAAAACGGCCTTTGGCGCCGAGCAGGTCTTTGCCTATCCGGCCGACGAGCAGGGCCGCACCATGCACATCCATCTCCACATCAACGGCTCGACGCTGATGCTTTGCGACGCCTATCCCGAACACGGCCATCCGCATCAGAAGGCGCAGGGCTACACGCTGCAGCTCCATCTCGGCGATGGCGATATCGATACCTGGTGGCAGCGCGCCGTCGATGCCGGCTGCGAGGTGGTCACGCCACTGCAAGTGATGTTCTGGGGCGACCGCTGGGGTCAGCTCAACGATCCGTTCGGCGTCGCCTGGGCCATGAATGCGCCGGTGAAATAA
- a CDS encoding HigA family addiction module antitoxin, producing the protein MTENKPMRPLERCPSHPGALLEDIIPATGKTKVEIANLLGISRQQLYDIIREKKPVSPAVAARLGKLFGDGAAIWLRMQAAFDAWHAEREVDVSAIPTLKIA; encoded by the coding sequence ATGACCGAGAACAAGCCGATGCGTCCTCTTGAGCGTTGTCCCTCCCACCCGGGAGCGCTGCTTGAGGACATTATCCCGGCAACCGGAAAGACCAAGGTGGAAATTGCAAATCTGCTCGGGATCTCCCGGCAGCAGCTCTATGACATCATTCGCGAAAAGAAGCCGGTTTCGCCGGCCGTGGCCGCCCGCCTTGGGAAGCTGTTCGGCGACGGAGCCGCGATCTGGCTTCGGATGCAGGCGGCTTTCGATGCCTGGCACGCCGAGCGTGAGGTTGATGTCTCAGCGATCCCGACGCTTAAGATTGCGTAG
- a CDS encoding type II toxin-antitoxin system RelE/ParE family toxin has translation MIKSFKNKALSDLFQTGKSGKIDAKMHKRVLVRLDRLEASEKPEEMNLPGFDFHQLKGFDPIRYTVHVNGPWCITFEFDGKDAARVDFEQYH, from the coding sequence ATGATCAAGTCCTTCAAGAACAAGGCGCTGTCGGACCTCTTTCAAACCGGAAAGTCAGGCAAGATCGACGCCAAGATGCACAAGCGCGTTCTTGTTCGACTTGACCGCCTGGAAGCTTCGGAGAAACCGGAGGAGATGAACCTCCCCGGCTTCGATTTTCACCAGCTCAAAGGCTTCGATCCCATCCGCTACACGGTCCACGTCAACGGCCCGTGGTGCATCACATTCGAGTTCGACGGCAAGGACGCCGCCCGCGTCGATTTCGAGCAATACCACTGA
- a CDS encoding ABC-F family ATP-binding cassette domain-containing protein, which translates to MALISLKSLGVAMSAPLFSNLDLTIGTGDRLGIVAANGRGKSTLLKCLTGEIEPTSGDITRTRGLRVGHVEQSVAPALLGRTFHQVVADALPPEQADSEMWRVDVVLDSLDVPEAMREREMRALSGGWQRLALIARVWVTDPDMLLLDEPTNHLDLARISQLESWMNALPREVPVVIASHDRAFLDATTNRTLFLRPEQSPVFALPYSRARQALDEVDASTERKFQRDMKVAQQLRRQAAKLNNIGINSGSDLLTVKTKQLNQRAERLEEAANPAHREKSAGAIRLANRGTHAKVLITLDDAAVETPDGTLLFKTGKRHICQGDRIVLLGRNGVGKSRFVTLIRNAILEPDAVQNVKVTPSTVLGYSDQALSGISGDDTPLAMVSRRHDVGEQRARSLLAGAGVVIEMQEKKIGVLSGGQKARLMMLALRLANPNFYLLDEPTNHLDIDGQEALEEELLKHQASCVLASHDRSFIRAIGNRFWLIEKRKLTEMEDPEDFFREVADMAG; encoded by the coding sequence ATGGCCCTGATCAGCCTCAAATCCCTCGGCGTCGCCATGAGTGCGCCGCTGTTTTCCAATCTCGACCTCACCATCGGCACTGGCGACCGGCTCGGCATCGTCGCCGCCAACGGTCGCGGCAAGTCGACCTTGCTCAAATGCCTGACCGGCGAGATCGAGCCGACGTCGGGCGACATCACCCGCACGCGCGGCCTGCGCGTCGGCCATGTCGAACAGTCCGTTGCCCCTGCCTTGCTCGGCCGCACCTTCCATCAGGTGGTGGCCGACGCCCTGCCGCCCGAGCAGGCCGACAGCGAGATGTGGCGCGTCGATGTGGTGCTGGATTCGCTTGATGTGCCGGAGGCAATGCGCGAGCGAGAAATGCGCGCGCTGAGCGGCGGCTGGCAGAGGCTGGCGCTGATCGCCCGCGTCTGGGTCACCGATCCGGATATGCTCTTGCTCGACGAGCCGACCAACCATCTCGACCTCGCCCGCATCAGCCAGTTGGAGAGCTGGATGAACGCGCTGCCGCGCGAGGTGCCTGTCGTCATCGCCAGCCATGACCGCGCCTTTCTCGACGCCACCACCAACCGCACCCTGTTCCTGCGCCCGGAACAGTCGCCGGTGTTTGCGCTGCCCTACTCCCGCGCCCGGCAGGCGCTCGACGAGGTCGACGCCTCGACCGAGCGCAAGTTCCAGCGCGACATGAAGGTGGCGCAGCAACTGCGCCGCCAGGCCGCCAAGCTCAACAACATCGGCATCAATTCGGGCAGCGATCTTTTGACGGTCAAGACCAAGCAGCTCAACCAGCGGGCGGAAAGACTGGAAGAGGCGGCGAATCCGGCGCATCGCGAGAAGTCGGCCGGGGCAATAAGACTGGCCAATCGCGGCACCCACGCCAAAGTGCTGATCACGCTCGACGACGCGGCGGTTGAAACGCCCGACGGCACGCTGCTGTTCAAAACCGGCAAGCGCCACATCTGCCAGGGGGACCGCATCGTGCTGCTCGGCCGCAATGGCGTCGGCAAGTCGCGCTTCGTCACCCTGATCCGCAACGCCATCCTCGAGCCGGACGCCGTTCAGAATGTGAAGGTGACGCCGTCGACGGTGCTCGGCTACAGCGATCAGGCGCTGTCGGGCATCAGCGGCGACGACACGCCGCTGGCCATGGTCTCTCGCCGCCACGATGTCGGCGAGCAACGCGCCCGCTCGCTGCTTGCCGGCGCCGGCGTGGTCATCGAGATGCAGGAGAAGAAGATCGGCGTGTTGTCCGGCGGCCAGAAGGCACGGCTGATGATGCTGGCGCTCAGGCTCGCCAATCCCAACTTCTATTTGCTCGACGAGCCGACCAACCATCTCGACATCGACGGCCAGGAAGCGCTGGAGGAGGAATTGCTCAAGCACCAGGCAAGCTGCGTGCTCGCCTCGCACGACCGCTCCTTCATCCGCGCCATCGGCAACCGCTTCTGGCTGATCGAGAAGCGGAAGCTGACCGAGATGGAGGATCCCGAGGACTTTTTCCGCGAGGTGGCGGATATGGCGGGTTGA
- a CDS encoding DMT family transporter → MKPRDIAAYIFLAITWGLSFLVLLKVVHAFGWVGAVTLRALIAGITLFLLAAATRRRLDFSAGWRHFAVVGATTVATQLIGLSYATPRIGTAMAAILVAAIPLFSMILGQLWGLERITVRGLAGLLLGAAGITVLVGFPAVPITAPFAFGCAASLFSSFSAAFGSNYANRHLRAAGSFELTGAAFLFGGLMTLPLLLAVPVPAMPRPVDFLYLALLACVMSALTYIVYFRLVASIGATRTISVEFAVTTIAVLAGTLLLGEHLTVVQGFGATAIIGGCMLVLDPFPRRTEAAVLPSAQPLV, encoded by the coding sequence ATGAAACCCAGGGATATCGCCGCCTACATCTTCCTGGCCATCACCTGGGGCCTGTCCTTCCTTGTCCTGCTCAAGGTTGTGCATGCCTTCGGTTGGGTCGGGGCGGTCACCTTGCGCGCGCTGATCGCCGGCATCACGCTTTTCCTACTCGCGGCGGCGACGCGGCGACGGCTCGATTTCAGCGCCGGCTGGCGGCACTTCGCCGTGGTCGGCGCGACGACCGTCGCGACGCAATTGATCGGCCTGTCCTACGCCACCCCGCGCATCGGCACCGCGATGGCGGCGATCCTCGTTGCCGCGATCCCGCTGTTCTCGATGATCCTCGGCCAATTGTGGGGGCTTGAACGCATCACTGTTCGCGGACTGGCCGGCCTGCTGCTCGGCGCCGCCGGCATCACCGTGCTGGTCGGCTTTCCCGCCGTCCCGATCACGGCACCCTTCGCGTTCGGCTGCGCCGCCTCGCTGTTCAGCTCCTTCTCCGCCGCCTTCGGCAGCAACTACGCCAACCGCCACCTGCGCGCGGCGGGCTCGTTCGAGCTCACCGGCGCCGCTTTTCTGTTCGGCGGCCTGATGACGCTGCCGCTGCTGCTGGCAGTACCGGTGCCAGCCATGCCACGCCCCGTCGACTTCCTCTACCTCGCCCTTCTCGCCTGCGTGATGAGCGCGCTGACCTACATCGTCTATTTCCGGCTGGTTGCCAGCATCGGCGCCACCAGGACGATCAGCGTCGAATTCGCGGTTACGACGATAGCGGTGCTGGCCGGAACGCTTCTGCTCGGCGAGCATCTGACCGTCGTCCAGGGCTTCGGCGCGACGGCGATCATCGGCGGCTGCATGCTGGTGCTGGACCCGTTCCCGCGCCGGACGGAAGCGGCCGTCTTGCCATCGGCCCAACCTTTGGTGTAA